The following proteins come from a genomic window of Chloracidobacterium sp.:
- a CDS encoding serine/threonine-protein kinase translates to MDPARWKTIDRLVDDALDLPPSERKAFIVANTDDETIRAEVLALIEASTRSEGFLKAPALDIAAREIAADISDLETEAVPIEFESRLIASYRIIRPIGAGGMGEVYLAFDEKLKRDVALKMLPATFGKDDERVKRFELEARAVSKLNHPGIVTVYDVGSSDGVNYIATEYVDGKTLRDLMGGKFKLRNIIANSIQICDALSAAHSAGIIHRDIKPENIMIRKDGYVKILDFGLAKLTEIGPESMRDIAATAKGSIMGTPAYMSPAQISDDGVDHRTDLWSAGVVLYEFLSGTHPFKGASRQETFRAILSKEPPRCSSINPEIPPEIDSILAKLLAKDPADGYQSAAELRADLKRLKIRFDLSSTLSGESRDTAENLRSDTRDRAMPAAFAFAAFLVAFAVYFLFFRDPRPLVSEWISARNVPLTFQAGTEAYPSLSPDGKNLLYSADIGSGEDVFLQRIGGSNSVNLTAESPADDTMPAFSPNGEMIAFRSDRTPAGIYVMGATGENPRRVADFGYSPSWSPDNKQLVIAERHQPVPAVRSKSALWIVDIATGDRRRLIDSYCLQPSWSPDGKRIAYWYTGNSGNRIVATIPVDGGDPVDFADTGNTNWNPVWSPDGKYLYYSSDRGGNMAFWRARFDPVSGRSSGEHELIPTPARFNRHLTFSADGRRLAYVQTRNRSNIKAAGFDLASERMIGEPIAVTTGELELSAPQLSSDGSRYFARIIRGTQDDIISVNADGRGMRDLTNDAPFDRYVSLSPDDGRLLFSSDRSGSYQIWVMNTDGTNLRQLTFVENEIASIPVWAPDGKRFSFDTEKTLYIADAGAPVDLASATALPRTDNGGFFRAWDWSPDGSMLAGNFDHAFGPGTGYYSFATGRYERLTDFVSIPRWLPDSRRMIFERNGRPMIAEIDTKKIREVLPEIKEEIRNIAVSRDGKLIYFTTRESESDIWMLDLSETP, encoded by the coding sequence ATGGATCCTGCACGCTGGAAAACGATCGATCGCTTGGTCGACGATGCACTTGACCTGCCCCCATCGGAGCGCAAGGCATTTATCGTCGCCAATACCGATGACGAAACCATTCGCGCTGAGGTTCTTGCCTTGATCGAAGCCTCGACCCGATCAGAGGGTTTTCTCAAAGCTCCCGCGCTCGACATTGCCGCACGAGAAATAGCCGCAGACATATCAGACCTCGAGACCGAAGCCGTCCCAATCGAGTTCGAAAGCCGATTGATCGCATCGTATCGAATAATCAGGCCCATCGGTGCTGGTGGAATGGGCGAGGTATACCTGGCCTTTGACGAAAAGCTGAAACGCGATGTCGCGTTGAAGATGCTTCCCGCGACATTCGGAAAGGACGACGAACGCGTCAAGCGATTCGAACTCGAAGCCCGGGCTGTTTCGAAGCTCAATCATCCGGGTATCGTAACGGTTTACGACGTCGGCTCATCTGACGGTGTGAATTATATCGCTACCGAATACGTCGACGGGAAGACCCTTCGAGACCTGATGGGCGGGAAGTTCAAGCTTCGGAACATAATTGCGAATTCTATCCAGATCTGCGACGCACTTTCAGCCGCGCATTCGGCCGGTATAATTCATCGTGACATCAAGCCGGAGAACATAATGATCCGAAAGGACGGTTATGTGAAAATACTCGATTTCGGACTTGCCAAACTTACCGAGATCGGGCCGGAATCGATGAGAGATATCGCCGCAACTGCAAAAGGTTCGATCATGGGCACGCCGGCATATATGTCGCCGGCGCAGATCAGCGACGACGGCGTCGATCATCGGACCGATCTCTGGAGCGCCGGTGTTGTCCTATACGAATTTCTTTCGGGAACTCACCCGTTCAAAGGAGCGTCAAGACAAGAGACCTTTCGCGCGATCCTTTCCAAAGAACCGCCACGATGCAGCTCTATCAATCCCGAGATACCTCCGGAGATCGATTCGATACTGGCAAAATTATTGGCGAAGGATCCGGCAGACGGATATCAATCCGCGGCAGAACTGCGTGCCGACCTGAAACGTTTGAAGATACGTTTCGACTTGTCGTCGACCTTGTCCGGAGAATCACGCGACACCGCCGAGAACCTGCGTTCGGACACTCGCGATCGGGCGATGCCTGCCGCGTTCGCATTCGCGGCGTTTCTTGTCGCTTTCGCAGTCTACTTCCTGTTCTTTCGCGACCCACGACCGCTCGTTTCTGAATGGATATCCGCGAGGAACGTTCCCCTTACGTTCCAGGCCGGTACAGAGGCCTATCCCTCGCTTTCGCCCGACGGAAAAAATCTGCTCTACAGCGCTGATATCGGCAGCGGCGAGGACGTATTTCTGCAGCGGATCGGTGGCTCTAACAGTGTCAATCTTACGGCTGAATCACCGGCTGACGACACGATGCCGGCGTTCTCACCCAATGGCGAGATGATCGCGTTCCGATCTGATCGAACCCCGGCCGGGATCTATGTGATGGGAGCGACGGGGGAAAATCCGCGGCGAGTTGCGGACTTTGGTTACAGCCCGTCGTGGTCGCCGGACAATAAGCAGCTCGTCATCGCTGAACGCCACCAACCGGTTCCGGCGGTTCGCTCGAAAAGCGCGTTATGGATAGTCGACATCGCTACCGGCGATCGCCGACGTCTGATCGATTCTTATTGTCTGCAGCCGTCCTGGTCACCCGACGGAAAACGTATCGCCTACTGGTATACGGGCAACAGCGGAAATCGAATCGTCGCTACGATACCTGTCGATGGCGGCGATCCGGTGGACTTCGCCGACACCGGAAATACGAACTGGAATCCGGTCTGGTCGCCAGACGGCAAATATCTCTATTATTCGAGCGACCGCGGCGGGAATATGGCGTTCTGGCGGGCCAGGTTCGATCCGGTTTCCGGACGTTCGAGCGGCGAACATGAATTGATACCGACGCCGGCCCGATTCAACCGGCACCTTACGTTTTCGGCAGATGGCAGGAGACTTGCTTATGTGCAAACGCGCAACCGGTCGAATATAAAGGCGGCCGGGTTCGATCTTGCCAGCGAAAGAATGATCGGCGAACCCATAGCGGTCACTACCGGTGAACTCGAACTATCGGCACCGCAATTGTCCTCCGACGGATCGCGATATTTTGCACGGATCATTCGCGGAACACAGGATGACATCATTTCGGTCAATGCCGACGGTAGAGGAATGCGCGACCTCACCAACGACGCACCGTTTGACCGATATGTGAGCTTATCGCCGGACGACGGCCGGTTATTGTTCTCGTCGGACAGATCGGGCAGTTATCAGATATGGGTGATGAACACCGACGGCACCAACCTCAGACAGCTCACGTTCGTTGAGAATGAGATAGCATCGATCCCGGTCTGGGCTCCGGACGGAAAGCGGTTTTCCTTTGACACAGAAAAGACACTCTATATCGCCGACGCCGGTGCGCCTGTCGATCTCGCGTCGGCGACCGCACTTCCAAGAACCGACAACGGCGGCTTTTTCCGCGCCTGGGATTGGTCACCTGATGGCTCCATGCTGGCAGGAAACTTCGACCACGCATTTGGACCCGGAACCGGCTATTATTCGTTTGCGACCGGCCGCTACGAACGACTCACCGATTTTGTCTCGATCCCGAGGTGGCTTCCCGACAGCCGTCGAATGATCTTTGAGCGAAACGGCCGCCCGATGATCGCCGAGATCGACACGAAGAAAATCCGTGAGGTCCTGCCCGAGATCAAGGAAGAGATCCGAAACATCGCTGTCAGCCGAGATGGCAAGCTGATCTATTTCACGACCCGAGAAAGTGAATCGGACATCTGGATGCTTGACCTTTCCGAGACGCCATAA